In a single window of the Leptospira barantonii genome:
- a CDS encoding aldose epimerase yields MLEIFSDRSRLRFTDNGEQILSWNWKHPSTEKELEIISGYEKEKRFFSSGSYLMYPWVNRHTDDKIRLGEEWISLTDLGTKDSNGYPSHGLAYSWKRKVIERTNQSIVFELVPDEKVQNSTLGKIRVREAYSIRRIVEEEVLTLRTSFFNENDFSFRFCYGYHPYFRMKSLQQPCVLRSNLEKQIPLQEDLTPTYPIYGIETDRFTLEDVPNLDSLFYGEEAWVRLEVPDDSYQVHLRSNASSDDEIRLSYFQIYTDFSGNRIAIEPMSAPGNAILNGFSLTTLLPEEEKSGSFQILLSEL; encoded by the coding sequence GTGTTAGAAATTTTTAGCGATCGTTCCCGACTTCGATTTACGGACAACGGTGAACAAATTCTTTCTTGGAATTGGAAACATCCGAGCACCGAAAAGGAATTGGAAATCATCTCCGGTTACGAAAAGGAAAAAAGATTTTTCTCATCGGGTTCGTATCTCATGTATCCTTGGGTCAATCGTCATACCGACGATAAGATTCGTCTCGGGGAAGAATGGATTTCCTTAACCGATCTTGGAACCAAGGACTCGAACGGTTATCCTTCTCACGGACTTGCGTATTCTTGGAAACGAAAGGTGATCGAAAGAACGAATCAATCGATCGTTTTTGAATTGGTTCCCGATGAGAAGGTTCAAAATTCTACCTTGGGAAAAATCAGAGTCCGGGAAGCGTATTCCATTCGAAGAATTGTGGAAGAAGAGGTCTTAACTCTGAGAACCTCCTTTTTCAACGAGAACGATTTTTCATTCCGGTTTTGTTACGGTTATCATCCTTATTTTAGAATGAAATCCTTACAACAACCTTGTGTTCTTCGGTCTAACCTTGAGAAACAGATTCCTTTACAAGAAGATCTTACTCCGACGTATCCCATATACGGAATCGAAACGGATCGGTTTACTTTGGAAGACGTTCCCAATCTCGATTCTTTGTTTTACGGAGAAGAGGCTTGGGTGCGTTTGGAAGTTCCGGATGATTCTTACCAAGTCCATCTTCGATCGAACGCATCGAGCGACGACGAGATTCGACTTTCGTATTTTCAAATCTATACGGACTTTTCCGGAAATCGAATTGCGATCGAACCGATGAGCGCGCCGGGGAACGCGATTCTGAACGGTTTTTCTTTAACGACTCTTCTTCCCGAGGAAGAAAAGAGCGGAAGTTTTCAAATTCTGCTTTCCGAGTTGTAA
- the thrB gene encoding homoserine kinase, whose translation MTSIRQYSIRVPGTSANLGPGFDLFGLAFRIYNQFQFQFIPGKSFHTSVKGMDVLPFGPDEDLVLSSYKSYFQKFLPGIEVLPYSLVMDLNLPMKGGLGSSASAAVAGVCAARFAHKNFYPRISLPSENEFLFHLGQIEGHPDNTIPAYLGGFVFAYFNGSRLEYVKKKFPKKVRCFLIVPDLETSTHQSRKTLPGSYSTEDVIFNMSRIATWMEFLDSGKVSLLKLALEDRVHTPYRMHSEFELNPLLAQVEKSLIGYSLSGSGPSVLLFSERNKAVRVEKILKEKLAEFTQKTHFNCQILSLKVEEDGISESVKDIKIS comes from the coding sequence ATGACTTCGATTCGACAGTATTCCATTCGGGTTCCGGGAACCTCGGCCAATTTAGGACCGGGTTTTGATTTGTTCGGACTCGCATTTCGAATTTACAATCAGTTTCAATTTCAGTTCATTCCCGGAAAGAGCTTTCATACTTCCGTAAAAGGAATGGACGTGTTGCCGTTCGGTCCGGACGAGGATCTTGTTCTTTCTTCGTATAAATCCTACTTTCAAAAATTTCTTCCTGGGATCGAAGTCCTTCCGTATTCCTTGGTAATGGATTTGAATCTTCCTATGAAAGGGGGGCTCGGTTCCAGCGCGAGCGCGGCCGTTGCCGGAGTTTGCGCGGCGCGGTTTGCTCATAAGAATTTTTATCCGAGGATTTCCCTTCCGAGTGAAAACGAATTTTTGTTTCACTTAGGTCAGATCGAAGGTCATCCGGACAATACGATTCCTGCGTATTTGGGCGGGTTCGTATTCGCGTATTTCAACGGAAGCCGTCTTGAATACGTCAAAAAGAAATTTCCAAAGAAGGTTCGTTGTTTTTTGATTGTGCCCGATCTGGAAACTTCCACACATCAATCCAGAAAAACTCTTCCCGGTTCTTATTCCACCGAGGACGTGATCTTTAACATGAGTCGGATCGCAACTTGGATGGAGTTCTTGGATTCCGGAAAGGTTTCTCTTTTGAAACTAGCGCTCGAAGATCGGGTTCATACTCCGTATCGAATGCATTCCGAGTTTGAATTGAATCCGCTTTTAGCGCAGGTGGAAAAATCTTTGATCGGGTATTCTCTTTCGGGAAGCGGTCCGTCCGTTCTTTTATTTTCAGAACGCAACAAAGCGGTTCGTGTGGAAAAGATTCTCAAAGAAAAACTCGCCGAGTTTACTCAGAAAACTCATTTTAATTGTCAGATTCTTTCGCTCAAAGTGGAGGAGGACGGAATTTCAGAGAGCGTTAAGGATATTAAGATTTCTTAA
- a CDS encoding DNA repair helicase XPB codes for MSKPLIVQSDKTMLLEVDNPEFEACQSIVSKFAELEKSPEYLHTYRISPLSLWNAASIKMTADEIVECLEKFSRYSVPKNIVNEIREQISRYGKVKLVKEESGELAIISNERGFLQEIGNHRAVQPFIETTFPDKIYIKKEYRGHIKQALIKIGFPVEDLAGYDEGNKYGFNLRPESISGKKFGMRDYQRACVEVFHAGGGNEGGSGVVVLPCGAGKTIVGIGVMQIVGAETLILVTNTLSIRQWRNEILDKTDIPPEDIGEYSGEVKEIRPITIATYNILTHRKKKGGDFTHFHLFSANNWGLIVYDEVHLLPAPVFRMTSELQAKRRLGLTATLVREDGLEEDVFSLIGPKKYDVPWKELESKSWIAEAKCKEIRVNMDDDLRLKYSIADDREKFRLASENPEKMKAIDLIMKKHSESHLLVIGQYINQLEEISKKFNIPLITGKTPLPERQTLYDAFRSGKIKSLVVSKVANFSIDLPDANIAIQVSGTFGSRQEEAQRLGRILRPKGHDNTAVFYSLISRDTNEERFGQNRQLFLTEQGYEYEIYTLDQFREAQEELAQLQLNNA; via the coding sequence ATGAGCAAACCCTTAATCGTTCAGAGTGATAAAACCATGCTTTTGGAGGTAGATAACCCCGAGTTTGAAGCCTGTCAGAGCATTGTTTCCAAATTTGCTGAATTAGAAAAAAGTCCGGAATACCTTCATACATATAGAATTTCTCCACTTTCCCTTTGGAATGCCGCGTCGATCAAAATGACCGCCGACGAAATTGTGGAATGTTTGGAAAAATTCTCCAGATACTCCGTTCCAAAAAACATAGTAAACGAAATCCGCGAACAGATCAGTCGTTACGGAAAGGTAAAACTCGTTAAGGAAGAATCCGGAGAACTCGCAATCATCTCGAATGAAAGAGGATTTCTTCAAGAAATCGGGAATCATAGAGCGGTTCAACCGTTTATCGAAACCACGTTCCCCGATAAAATTTATATCAAAAAAGAATACCGCGGTCATATCAAACAAGCTCTGATCAAAATCGGTTTTCCCGTGGAAGACCTCGCCGGTTACGACGAAGGAAACAAATACGGATTCAATCTAAGACCGGAAAGCATCAGCGGTAAAAAGTTCGGAATGCGCGACTACCAAAGAGCGTGCGTGGAAGTGTTTCACGCCGGTGGTGGAAACGAAGGCGGTTCCGGTGTTGTGGTTCTTCCTTGCGGTGCTGGAAAAACGATCGTAGGGATCGGTGTGATGCAGATCGTGGGCGCTGAAACCCTGATTCTCGTTACAAACACACTTTCCATCCGCCAGTGGAGAAACGAAATTCTCGATAAAACGGACATTCCTCCCGAGGATATCGGAGAATATTCCGGTGAAGTCAAAGAGATTCGCCCGATTACCATAGCGACGTATAACATTCTCACCCATAGAAAGAAGAAGGGAGGGGATTTCACCCACTTCCATCTGTTCAGCGCGAACAACTGGGGTTTGATCGTGTATGACGAGGTTCACTTACTTCCCGCTCCGGTTTTCCGTATGACGTCGGAACTTCAGGCAAAGAGAAGACTCGGTCTTACCGCAACTCTCGTGCGCGAGGACGGTTTGGAAGAGGACGTATTCTCCCTGATCGGACCGAAAAAATACGACGTTCCTTGGAAGGAACTCGAGAGCAAGTCTTGGATTGCGGAAGCGAAGTGTAAGGAAATCCGCGTTAACATGGACGACGATCTTCGTCTGAAATATTCCATCGCGGACGACCGTGAAAAGTTCAGACTCGCTTCCGAAAATCCTGAAAAGATGAAGGCGATCGACCTCATCATGAAAAAACATTCCGAGTCGCATCTGCTCGTGATCGGACAATATATCAATCAGCTGGAAGAAATATCAAAGAAATTTAATATTCCTTTGATTACGGGAAAAACCCCGCTTCCGGAAAGACAAACGTTGTATGACGCGTTCCGTTCGGGCAAGATCAAGTCTCTTGTTGTGAGTAAGGTTGCGAACTTTTCGATCGACCTTCCGGACGCGAACATCGCGATTCAGGTTTCGGGAACCTTCGGTTCCAGACAGGAAGAGGCTCAGAGATTGGGTCGAATCCTAAGACCGAAAGGACACGACAACACGGCCGTATTCTATTCTCTCATTTCGAGAGATACGAACGAGGAACGTTTCGGCCAGAACCGTCAGTTGTTCCTTACCGAACAAGGATACGAATACGAAATTTATACTTTGGATCAATTCAGAGAAGCCCAAGAGGAATTGGCTCAGTTACAACTGAACAACGCTTGA
- a CDS encoding MBOAT family O-acyltransferase produces MLFNSLPFLFLFLVTYLIYWNVNGPSKKKVLLVSSIVFYGYSHIAFLIHFLLVIGFNYYFSLKLWDKKEKGESTSGLLKWVIVLNAINLAFFKYYYFVMDSMSSITGMELWQRLGTSVEILLPLAISFYTFQLIALQVDIHRDLIPKRIGSSDYFLFILFFPQLIAGPIMRSTDFLPKLDHPEIDKHRMKQGIFLLIFGLFKKSVLADSIAGIISPLYLEPGQYHAASIYIAMFGFACQVYCDFSGYTDIARGSAFLLGYDIPENFRGPFLSFSFREFWGRWHVTLSTWLRDYLYIPLGGSRKGEFRSQLNMFLTMCLGGLWHGANIAFVLWGAYLGLILAVERILEPRPVPGAANLGPSKTVRILRNTLTLNLFVFSGLFFRGGSAGKNAVPFMLDLLSGFKNLFTGKILPRWEELLLFIFLTVGLNALQYFPQTMEKVEKRSLILIPLLSVILLLLLGVFGDGGGEFIYFQF; encoded by the coding sequence ATGTTATTCAATTCCTTACCCTTTCTTTTTCTATTCTTAGTCACGTATCTGATCTATTGGAACGTGAACGGGCCTTCCAAAAAGAAGGTCCTTCTCGTTTCCTCGATCGTATTTTACGGTTATTCGCACATAGCGTTTCTGATTCACTTCTTGCTCGTAATCGGATTCAACTATTACTTTTCCCTCAAACTCTGGGATAAAAAGGAAAAGGGAGAATCCACAAGCGGTCTTCTGAAATGGGTGATCGTTCTGAACGCGATCAACCTCGCCTTTTTTAAATATTACTATTTCGTAATGGACTCGATGAGTTCGATCACCGGAATGGAACTCTGGCAAAGACTGGGAACTTCGGTGGAAATTCTTTTACCGTTGGCGATCAGTTTTTATACGTTTCAGTTGATCGCGCTTCAGGTGGACATTCACAGGGATCTGATTCCGAAACGGATCGGTTCCAGCGATTACTTTTTATTCATCCTATTCTTTCCTCAATTGATCGCCGGTCCGATCATGAGATCCACGGATTTCTTGCCGAAACTCGATCATCCCGAAATCGACAAACACAGAATGAAACAAGGGATCTTTCTTTTGATCTTCGGTCTGTTTAAAAAATCGGTGCTCGCGGATTCCATCGCGGGAATCATTTCCCCACTTTATCTCGAGCCGGGTCAATACCACGCGGCTTCGATTTATATCGCGATGTTCGGGTTCGCTTGTCAGGTTTACTGCGACTTTTCCGGTTATACGGACATCGCCCGAGGTTCCGCATTCTTACTCGGATATGATATTCCGGAAAACTTCAGAGGACCGTTCCTATCCTTTTCCTTCCGTGAATTTTGGGGGAGATGGCACGTAACGTTATCTACTTGGCTCCGCGATTATCTCTACATTCCCCTCGGCGGAAGCAGAAAGGGAGAATTCAGATCCCAACTGAACATGTTTCTTACGATGTGTCTCGGAGGTCTTTGGCACGGAGCCAATATCGCTTTCGTACTCTGGGGAGCGTATTTGGGTTTGATTCTCGCCGTGGAAAGAATCTTAGAGCCTAGACCGGTTCCGGGTGCGGCGAACTTGGGTCCGTCCAAAACGGTTCGTATTTTAAGAAACACGCTTACTCTCAATCTATTCGTGTTCTCCGGTCTTTTTTTCCGGGGAGGTTCTGCGGGTAAAAACGCGGTTCCGTTTATGCTCGATCTGCTCAGTGGATTCAAGAATTTATTTACGGGCAAAATTCTTCCCCGCTGGGAAGAACTTCTACTTTTCATTTTCTTGACCGTGGGACTAAACGCACTTCAATACTTTCCGCAGACGATGGAAAAGGTGGAAAAACGTTCTCTCATTCTGATTCCGTTGCTCAGCGTTATACTCCTATTGCTCTTGGGCGTTTTCGGCGACGGCGGTGGAGAATTTATTTACTTTCAGTTTTAA
- the sppA gene encoding signal peptide peptidase SppA, translating into MKHSILTWATTLFLGSFLANCYIPVNANLGGGTGKTAELREKLLSGRNEDKILIIPIDGVISDEGEKTFFGGQEDSILAGVKKQLELAELDPEIKAVILKINSPGGSVTASDILYREILQFKTKKKIPVVSLFMDTAASGAYYISMATDLVIAHPTSVTGSIGVILSGINVKDGLDKLGIKDQSIRSGGNKTIGSPLEDLSPEQRKLLQSIVDDLFEKFFEVVKNGRPGKNPAELRKIADGRIFTATQALQHGLIDKVGYFDNAVQETMSLPNYKKTPGNTSPRIIYYSQSAEKRANFYQVQSPELRPDSAISKILGTGRQVRFLYLWSY; encoded by the coding sequence TTGAAACACTCGATTCTAACTTGGGCAACTACTCTTTTTCTAGGATCCTTTCTTGCAAACTGTTACATTCCGGTAAACGCAAACCTAGGCGGAGGAACCGGTAAAACCGCGGAACTGAGAGAAAAACTTCTCTCCGGTAGAAACGAGGATAAAATCCTAATCATCCCGATCGACGGTGTGATCAGCGACGAAGGCGAAAAAACGTTCTTCGGAGGCCAAGAAGATTCGATCTTAGCCGGCGTTAAAAAACAACTCGAGCTCGCGGAACTCGATCCTGAAATCAAAGCAGTCATCTTAAAAATCAATTCTCCCGGCGGTTCTGTTACCGCGAGCGACATTCTCTATAGAGAAATTCTACAATTCAAAACCAAAAAGAAAATCCCGGTCGTTTCCCTCTTTATGGATACGGCGGCGAGCGGTGCGTATTATATTTCTATGGCTACGGATCTTGTGATCGCTCATCCTACTTCCGTAACCGGTTCGATCGGAGTGATTCTTTCCGGTATCAACGTGAAGGATGGTCTTGATAAACTCGGCATCAAGGATCAATCGATTCGTTCCGGCGGAAACAAAACGATCGGTTCTCCTTTGGAAGATCTTTCTCCCGAACAAAGAAAACTACTTCAATCCATCGTGGACGATCTGTTCGAGAAGTTTTTCGAAGTTGTGAAAAACGGAAGACCCGGAAAAAATCCCGCGGAACTTCGTAAGATCGCGGACGGAAGAATTTTTACGGCGACTCAAGCCCTGCAACACGGTTTGATCGATAAGGTCGGTTACTTCGACAACGCGGTTCAAGAAACGATGTCTCTTCCGAACTATAAAAAAACGCCTGGGAACACAAGCCCTAGAATCATCTACTATTCTCAGAGCGCTGAAAAAAGAGCGAACTTCTATCAGGTTCAATCCCCCGAACTAAGACCCGATTCCGCGATTTCGAAAATTTTAGGAACGGGAAGACAGGTTCGTTTTCTATATCTCTGGTCTTACTAA
- a CDS encoding alpha/beta fold hydrolase, which produces MSAVDLSFRKIDFNSEKFLTPICGPILVLHGLFGSSKNWPSVGDFLSRYGDVYLMDLRNHGDSPHSSEHSLASMVEDLEVWISKNNIANPVILGHSMGGLVSMGFALKNPNIPSLLFIEDIAPKDYPFQYEGELACLRTDVSGFKSRQEIDAALTKILPNAFIRNFLEMNLERTESGSYRWKLNVEGIAGSPRLLQDFFGRYTTKPYPGQTYFIVGGVSEFFHKEDTPIAKSFFPNSRFYGIPDGDHFMHFTKAPEFRRIMESIFEKSDDSEFAID; this is translated from the coding sequence ATGTCTGCAGTAGATCTCAGTTTTCGTAAGATCGATTTTAATTCGGAGAAGTTTTTAACCCCGATTTGCGGACCGATTCTCGTTTTACACGGACTTTTCGGTTCTTCCAAAAACTGGCCGAGCGTGGGGGATTTTTTGAGTCGTTACGGCGACGTGTATCTGATGGATCTGAGGAATCACGGGGATTCTCCTCATTCTTCCGAACATTCCCTCGCTTCTATGGTGGAAGATCTCGAAGTTTGGATCTCGAAAAATAATATTGCGAATCCGGTGATTCTCGGGCATTCCATGGGCGGACTCGTTTCGATGGGTTTCGCATTAAAAAATCCGAATATTCCATCCTTATTGTTTATCGAGGACATCGCGCCGAAGGATTATCCGTTTCAATACGAAGGCGAACTCGCTTGTTTACGAACGGACGTTTCCGGTTTTAAATCCAGACAGGAAATCGACGCGGCCTTGACGAAAATTCTTCCGAACGCATTTATCAGAAACTTTTTGGAAATGAATTTGGAACGGACGGAAAGCGGTTCGTATCGTTGGAAACTCAACGTGGAAGGAATCGCGGGTTCGCCCCGATTGTTACAGGATTTTTTCGGACGATATACGACAAAACCGTACCCCGGTCAGACATACTTTATCGTCGGAGGTGTTTCGGAATTCTTTCACAAAGAGGACACTCCGATTGCAAAAAGTTTTTTCCCGAATTCAAGGTTCTACGGAATTCCGGACGGGGATCACTTCATGCACTTTACAAAAGCGCCCGAATTCCGAAGAATTATGGAATCTATCTTTGAGAAGTCAGACGATTCTGAATTTGCAATAGACTGA
- a CDS encoding sodium:solute symporter family transporter, translating to MHFSFLDLIVLLLYVALVLFSGWFTSRKKDKDSSSYFLAGRELSWIPLSFSIVATETSTLTFLNIPGLSYSGNLTFLGLGLGFVLGRILVARLFIPMYYQSGFISVYEWVGIRYGKVSQKTVTFLFKLTRILGDGVRMYASAIPVAILLEVFLKQYGSFEISTLQIEILSLLLISGITILYTVQGGFRSVVWVDSIQFLIYVAGGIFSLFYLGSLLLERGFDLGLLFQKANNANKLRIFEWTDYSSAYFIPTAIIGGILLTLGTHGVDQMFVQRVLACRSEADAKKAMISSGIFVFFQFVLFLSIGVLLYFYYEGSSLPKDKVFSKFILEEVPSPVTGFLLAAILASAMSTLSSSINSLSLTTKVDLKIEKFGSGTLSLFWGMILLLSSLLPLFLTAGKTGLVELGLSIASYTVGPIIAVFLSGRIQWFSYMQNLRDSFASLAIGLTPAFTLVVGKWTGWSFTLLVPFGIGTCFLLGLSLLQIQNRLTSQR from the coding sequence ATGCACTTTTCGTTTCTAGATTTAATCGTTCTGCTTTTATATGTTGCACTGGTTCTTTTTTCGGGTTGGTTTACTTCTAGAAAAAAAGACAAGGATTCTTCCTCGTATTTTCTGGCGGGACGAGAACTTTCCTGGATTCCTCTCAGCTTTTCCATCGTCGCGACGGAAACCTCCACTCTTACTTTTTTAAACATACCCGGTTTGAGTTATTCCGGGAATCTTACGTTTCTCGGTCTCGGTTTGGGTTTTGTTCTCGGGAGAATTCTCGTCGCGAGGCTTTTCATTCCTATGTATTACCAATCCGGTTTTATTTCCGTGTATGAATGGGTGGGAATCCGTTACGGAAAAGTTTCCCAAAAAACGGTTACCTTTTTGTTCAAACTCACTCGGATTTTAGGAGACGGGGTGAGAATGTACGCGTCCGCGATTCCGGTTGCGATTCTTCTCGAAGTTTTTTTAAAACAATACGGCTCTTTCGAGATCTCCACACTTCAAATCGAAATCTTAAGTCTTCTTTTGATTTCCGGAATCACCATTCTTTATACGGTGCAAGGCGGCTTTCGTTCCGTTGTTTGGGTCGATTCGATTCAGTTTTTGATCTACGTCGCCGGTGGAATCTTTTCTCTTTTTTATCTGGGTTCTCTTTTGTTGGAAAGAGGTTTCGATCTCGGTCTTCTTTTTCAAAAAGCGAACAACGCGAACAAGTTAAGAATTTTTGAATGGACCGATTATTCTTCCGCGTATTTTATTCCGACTGCGATCATCGGAGGAATTCTTTTGACTCTGGGAACCCACGGAGTCGATCAAATGTTCGTACAAAGGGTTCTTGCCTGCAGATCCGAAGCAGACGCGAAAAAAGCGATGATCTCCTCGGGAATTTTCGTGTTCTTTCAGTTCGTTTTATTTTTGAGTATCGGAGTTCTATTATATTTTTATTATGAAGGTTCTTCCCTTCCGAAAGATAAGGTGTTTTCCAAATTCATCTTGGAAGAGGTTCCTTCCCCCGTAACCGGGTTTTTGTTGGCCGCAATCTTGGCTTCCGCGATGTCCACACTTTCCAGTTCGATCAATTCTCTTTCGTTGACCACAAAGGTGGATTTGAAAATCGAAAAATTCGGCTCGGGGACCTTGAGTCTTTTCTGGGGAATGATTCTTCTTCTGAGTTCTCTTCTTCCCTTATTTTTGACCGCGGGTAAAACGGGTCTTGTGGAACTCGGGCTTTCGATCGCGTCTTATACGGTCGGTCCGATCATCGCGGTTTTCCTCAGCGGAAGAATACAATGGTTTTCTTATATGCAGAATTTAAGGGATTCTTTTGCGTCATTGGCGATCGGGCTTACGCCGGCTTTCACGCTCGTCGTCGGAAAATGGACGGGTTGGAGTTTTACCTTGCTCGTTCCATTCGGAATCGGAACCTGCTTTTTGCTCGGACTCAGTCTATTGCAAATTCAGAATCGTCTGACTTCTCAAAGATAG
- a CDS encoding pyridoxal phosphate-dependent aminotransferase, giving the protein MDLSAKRLNVIEPSPTLVITAKANELKKKGEDIVSFGAGEPDFETPTHIRDAAKKAIDKGMTRYTAVSGTIELKEAIVTKFKRDNGLDYDKSQIIVGTGGKQVIYNYFLATLNAGDEVIIPAPYWVSYADIVRLAEGVPVIVTTTPESNFQITPEQLKKAITSKTKCLILNSPSNPTGAGYSRKDLEALGEIVLSAGIQVMSDDIYEKIVYDGFTFSNLAMISSELKKNTFVINGVSKTYSMTGWRIGYGAGDLSIVKNMETIQSQSTSNASSISQAAAEAALAGDQTCVEEMRKAFEKRRNLIVSLLNDIPGVKCNNPQGAFYVFPYLTDVYKTPGFEKLKKESSEKSLSKIFCSVLLEKYKVAAVPGIAFGEDDALRLSYPMGENDIKRGVERLAEMIRDLSK; this is encoded by the coding sequence ATGGATCTCAGCGCAAAAAGGCTGAACGTCATCGAACCTTCCCCGACTCTCGTAATCACCGCAAAGGCGAACGAGTTGAAAAAAAAAGGGGAAGACATTGTAAGTTTCGGAGCCGGTGAACCGGATTTCGAAACTCCGACCCATATCCGAGACGCCGCTAAGAAGGCGATCGATAAGGGAATGACGCGTTACACGGCTGTTTCCGGTACGATTGAACTCAAAGAAGCGATCGTTACCAAGTTTAAAAGAGACAACGGACTCGATTACGATAAAAGTCAAATCATCGTAGGAACCGGCGGAAAGCAGGTTATCTACAATTACTTTTTAGCGACTCTCAACGCGGGGGACGAGGTGATCATTCCCGCTCCGTATTGGGTGAGTTATGCGGACATCGTTCGTTTGGCCGAAGGTGTTCCCGTTATCGTAACTACAACTCCTGAAAGTAATTTTCAAATCACTCCCGAACAATTGAAGAAGGCGATCACCTCCAAAACCAAATGTCTGATCCTGAATTCTCCGTCGAATCCGACCGGCGCGGGCTATTCCAGAAAGGATCTCGAAGCATTAGGCGAAATCGTTCTTTCAGCGGGAATTCAAGTGATGAGCGACGATATCTACGAAAAAATCGTTTATGACGGTTTTACGTTTTCCAATCTCGCGATGATTTCATCGGAACTCAAAAAAAATACCTTCGTGATCAACGGGGTTTCCAAAACGTATTCCATGACTGGCTGGAGAATCGGTTACGGAGCGGGAGATTTAAGCATCGTCAAGAATATGGAAACGATTCAGAGTCAGTCCACTTCCAATGCTTCTTCGATTTCGCAAGCCGCCGCCGAAGCCGCTCTTGCCGGAGATCAGACTTGTGTTGAGGAAATGAGAAAGGCTTTTGAAAAAAGAAGAAATCTCATCGTTTCCCTTTTGAACGACATCCCGGGCGTAAAATGCAACAATCCTCAGGGAGCGTTTTATGTGTTTCCGTATCTCACGGACGTTTATAAAACTCCCGGTTTTGAAAAGCTCAAAAAAGAATCTTCGGAAAAGTCTCTCAGTAAGATTTTCTGCAGTGTTCTATTAGAAAAGTATAAAGTAGCCGCAGTTCCCGGAATCGCTTTCGGAGAAGACGACGCTCTTAGGCTTTCCTATCCGATGGGAGAAAACGACATCAAACGCGGAGTCGAAAGACTCGCGGAAATGATACGGGATCTGAGCAAGTAA